The Paramisgurnus dabryanus chromosome 1, PD_genome_1.1, whole genome shotgun sequence genome includes a window with the following:
- the LOC135749779 gene encoding sialic acid-binding Ig-like lectin 13, producing MKMKQQIIIFICCLQGVWCQNWPINLPDKIEALSGSCVTINCTFTIENKYDKDLTDSAAGVWYKTDTKDDNNIVFRSGSSNLPFKGNITGKLKDKDCTTIFYDATSNHKGRFFFRIEDGLKWTYTHKSVFIDVIDSPPKPTVQMFKDQMEVEVQEEVLEGSSMYLRCSAKTLCSSSPPTLTWSSTDRLHLNESSRLQLDQQNQTEIISDLNFTATHLQHGVTFICTITYQLQQRNTTAQNNITLRVQYAPKNTSVSVFPSNSVLEGSSVTLICSSDANPAVLIWYRENGGQLEELQTGCNLTLNVTDRTHTGRYYCQARNRHGTQNTSVWLDIQYAPKISLFSCNRTDITVCLCEAHGNPSPKVEWFLSGRPVSNSTNTSISEERLNSTDLRSFISLHQSLTHTDTLQCVTINTHSTASEKIQLYPCSHETNIHIIIFLIIITLILILYALTVGFGLYRIKQLSSKLKVHNDAGAYASLQLSAPVSEYETLNLKKDNTQ from the exons ATGAAGATGAAACAACAAatcattattttcatttgttgtttacaag GTGTTTGGTGTCAAAATTGGCCCATCAATCTGCCAGATAAGATTGAAGCTCTGAGTGGATCCTGTGTGACCATAAACTGCACATTTACTATTGAAAACAAATATGACAAAGATCTCACTGACAGTGCTGCAGGAGTGTGGTATAAAACTGATACTAAAGACGACAACAATATTGTGTTTAGGTCCGGTAGCTCCAATCTACCTTTTAAAGGAAACATAActggaaaattaaaagacaaGGACTGTACTACTATTTTTTATGACGCTACTTCAAATCACAAAGGCAGATTTTTCTTCAGGATTGAGGATGGACTTAAATGGACCTATACACACAAATCTGTTTTTATAGATGTGATCG ACTCTCCCCCCAAACCCACAGTGCAGATGTTTAAGGATCAGATGGAGGTTGAGGTTCAGGAGGAGGTGTTAGAGGGGAGCTCTATGTATCTGCGCTGCTCTGCTAAGACTCTCTGCTCCTCTTCTCCACCAACTCTCACATGGAGCTCCACTGACAGACTCCACCTCAATGAGAGCAGCAGACTACAGCTGGATCAACAGAATCAAACTGAGATCATCTCTGATCTGAACTTCACTGCTACTCACCTTCAACATGGAGTCACTTTCATCTGCACTATAACCTACCAGCTACAGCAGAGGAACACCACAGCACAGAACAACATCACATTACGTGTTCAGT ATGCTCctaaaaatacatcagtgtctgTGTTTCCATCTAACTCTGTACTGGAGGGCAGTTCAGTGACTTTGATCTGCAGCAGTGATGCCAATCCAGCAGTGCTCATCTGGTACAGAGAGAATGGAGGACAGCTGGAGGAGCTGCAGACTGGATGTAATCTCACCTTGAATGTGACTGATCGTACACACACAGGACGCTACTACTGTCAAGCCAGAAACCGACATGGCActcaaaacacatcagtgtgGCTGGACATTCAGT ATGCACCCAAAATCTCTCTCTTCAGTTGTAACAGAACTGATAtaactgtgtgtttgtgtgaggcTCATGGGAATCCCTCTCCTAAAGTGGAGTGGTTTCTATCTGGACGTCCTGTCAGTAACTCTACAAACACATCCATCAGTGAGGAGCGATTGAACAGCACAGACTTGAGGAGCTTCATTTCTCTCCATCAGTCacttacacacacagacactctGCAGTGTGTCACCATCAACACTCACAGCACTGCTAGTGAAAAGATTCAACTCTATCCCTGTTCTCATGAGACAA ATATTCATATAATTATTTTCCTGATCATCATAACACTGATTCTTATCCTGTATGCTCTGACTGTTGGATTTGGACTTTACAGAATTAAACA ATTGAGCAGCAAGCTGAAG gttCACAATGATGCAGGCGCATATGCTTCTCTTCAGCTCTCTGCTCCGGTGTCTGAATATGAGACTTTGAATCTTAAGAAAGacaacacacagtaa